In the genome of Arachis stenosperma cultivar V10309 chromosome 6, arast.V10309.gnm1.PFL2, whole genome shotgun sequence, the window CCTCCTTACTCTACAAGAACTTTCGCTGTAATGAAATCAACTTCTCAGCAACAACTCTCGGCATCTTGAACAAACTCAAATAATACACTGGCAGACTATTTAAAACTGATTTAATCAGCACCAACTTTTCAGCTTTATTTAGTACTTTAGCTTTCCATAAACTGAGCTTCTCCTCCACTTTGTCTATTATAGGCTTCCAAGTATTTACCAACCTCGGATTTGCACCTAAATGGATACCCAAATATTTGACTGGAAGGAAATCACGCTTACAACCCAACAACTGACACATACTCTGAATCCACTGTTCGTCACAATTTATCGAAATCAAGCTCGACTTGTCAAAATTAATACTGAGTCCTGACATCAACTCAAAGCATCTCAAGAGCTGCTTGTAATTCTTAATAGTTTCCTCCTCTAGTGGGCAAAACAAAATTGTGTCATCAGCAAACTGTAGATGCGACAGTGCTATAGTATCTCTCCCAATCAACAATGGTGATATACGTCCATTCCTAATTTCCTCTCCCACCATTTGATGTAGTACATCCACAACCAGTACaaacaaaaaaggagaaagtggGTCACCTTGTCTCAATCCTCTTTCCATCTTGAACGGCTTGGATGACGACCCATTTATCAGGATCGACATAGATGCTACAGTCACACACTCCATAATCCACGATCTCCATCTATGCCCAAACCCCATCTTCTGCAAAACAATATCCACAAAGCTCCACTTGACACTGTCATATGCTTTTTGGAAATCTAACTTGATTAATGATGTCCCTTTTTTTCTCAGTTTAAGCCACTTTACAGTTTCACATGCGATCAGTGCCCCATTAtgtatttttcttctctttacAAATTGCACTCTGAGTTTCTCCAACTAATACCGGCATCACTGATCTCATCATCCTAACCAAAACCTTGGAGATAACCTTGTATACGCACCCAACCATGCTGATAGGTCGCAGATCTTTAATCTCCCTTGCCCCAATGAACTTAGGTGCCAACGCCACCCAAGTGATGTTGGAGTCCGCCGGCAGCCTTGAAGTCTGAAAGAACCCATCACCGCTGCCGTGAATTCAGGCCTAATCTCACCCCAACACCTCTTAATAAAATTCATGTTGTATCCGTCATAACCTGGTGTCTTAAAAGACTCACAATCCCACACAGCCTCTCTGATCTCCTCCGCCGTTGGCAGTGCCTCCAGATTTGCAGACTCTTCTTGCTCTATCCTACCCACCAGGCCATCCCTGAAACCCACCATAGGAGAACTTTCCTGGTGATATAACTCCTTGTAGTACCCTCCAATAGGAATTTTTATTCTAGCTTGATTCCTGACCAGTCTGCCGTTGATTAACAGTGTATCGATCCTATTATTCCTCCTTCTTGCTGAAGCTATATTGTGAAAGTATCTTGTATTTTTTTCCATCTCCTTTGCTTGCCGAGATCGAGACATATGTTTCCAATGAATTTCTTTCCTAACATACCACCTCTCACAGCAAGTAACCAGCGCCTTCCTTCTAGCCTCCATTGTTCCATCATATACTCTATTGCTCACTAAATCATcaatcttcttaatttcttcCTCAAATTTCATAATTTTGTTGTCCATATCCCCAAAATTAGCCTTATGCCATTCCCTTAATGGAATTGTCAATGCTTTCAACTTGTCTGTGAACTGAATCTTCCCCAAACCTCTCCATTCCTCTTTAACCATTCTGAAAAAGCTTTCATGTGTAAACCAGGAATATAGGCTTCAAAACAGCCTTGGTCCTCCCTTCTGCTTCATGTCTTCTACTATTACAGGACAGTGATCTGACGAACCCCTTGGTCCACCCCGTATCCGAGTCTCAGGAAAATCCTCTAACCACTTCAAGCTAACCAGAGCTCTATCTATACGATTGCAAGAACGTCCTCGAAACCATGTGAACCTACGATCTGTGAGTGGCAAATCCACTAAATGCATATCTTGTATCCAACCCTTGAATTCCTCCGCCGATCTAGGTAGAACATCGGTACCTTGCCTTTTGTCTACATGTACTATTTCATTAAAGTCTCCCATGTAGCAACTAGGAACCTGACATAAACTAGCCATGTAACTCAGCTCCTCCCACATCTGAATTTTCGCATCCCTATTATTTGCACCATAGACCAGAAAGAAAGCACAATTGAAATTATTCTTTATCAGGACCCCTTCAATATACAACCATCTCTTTAGTTATTCATTTTAAACACTAATTTATCCCATATTAACAAAAGCCCACCTGCTGCATCATCAGAGTCTACAAATTCCCATCCTGCACCATCTTGCCCCAAATTCGTGCAACATTATATCTGGTTACTACCTGTTTTTTAGTTTCAACCAAACCCAACAAATCTAATCTATGTTTATTCTTAAAGTCCTTCACCATTCTTATCTTTCCATCACCTCGCAACCTCCGaatattttaagaattaaaaatcatttaaaattcTTTTGACACACCTGTTTTTGTGTTTGAGTCTGCATCATCTCAGTTTTTCCTTATGCTTCGCCATTTTTCTTTCATTCTGCGCTTGGAGCATTGCCATAATGTCATCCTCCTCATTGACCAGCATCGTGCCAAACTCCGTTGTGAGCTCTCAGGTCCTTCGGTTTTTTCAGCTGCTGTTCATCCAACTTCGAACACTGCGTGTCACTGTCCTCCGCTGCATTCCCACCTGTCTCATTCCCTCCAAGGCGCCCCTCATCGTGCCCGGGACCTCTCCTTCTACCACTTTGAATAAGAGTTTGATCACCACCGACATTCTGATCAAGGCGGTCACTGATTGCTTCATCAAGCACTGGTCCCACGTTCCCCACTTGAAGGCTACGATCAGCCTTCATCTTTCCTTCCTCCTCAGCCGTGTCGTTCAAGACACTAAGATCGCCAGCTCGCCTTCGATTCGGTTCCATATCACCGTTAGCCCCATAATGTGTTATCGCATCAAGTCCCTCAGCCTCGCCATCAACCGCAGATCCATAACCGGCCATAGTTGTCCCGGCTGGCTCGCTGTTCATTGTGCGTGCAAACCCGCGGTGACCTTTGCCTGCTGCCCGCCGACTGCCGCCTTGGCCAACCCCGACGATCGTGCCACCGTCACCCTCAAGAAGCTCCTCAAGAAGACCCCCGATTACCCCCTTAGCGCAGCCTGCTCCGTTCGTGTGGCTTCCCTCCCGTTCTCCCACTGTATTGAACGAAGAGTGTTCTTCCCGACCCGGATCCGGACTCCCCAGCGCAGGCCCAGGAGATTTACCGCTGCCTTCACTTGAGGCTGGGTCCAACACTTGATTCCCCTTCTCTCTAATTTTATTTCGGCTGGCCCAATCTAAACTTTGGGTGTTTGTTTTTTGTTTCCCTTTAGTGGATCCCCTCTCCAGTCATTGTGCTCTCAAAATCTGCCTCCTCACTCAACCGTCCCTCCCTCAACATCAGGCACACCTTTATTAAATATAGatagttgaaaaaaataaaataatatattccaCTTATAAGTGAACATGTGATAAACTTCCAAGAGTATTAACTACtctttataataaaaaaaaaaaggaaaacgtCACTTCAatttaaaaagtatttattCCATCAATTCCTTTAAAATATAAGAATGTTCTCCGTACATCATTTTCTAATGGAATATATTTCTCTCCTTCGTAAGTTTCTTATAACATAGTTTCATTAGTTGGTACCGAATTCGATGGTCCTAGAACGTTTGAATCATTAAATGGTCTCAtaacaaaacatattttttaaggTTTTTAATAACCGATAAATAGtctttatctaattttaattacaaattaacgccatatattttatttatcataaaaactattttttattttataaattattattttatcattaatctattatgtttattaacaataaaaaacaaaaacaataacgAATTAGACCTTTCATTGTTCGTAATAAACTTTTTGGTTATTTCAATTGATTAAAAGATTATATTTGATCCATGACGTTCGTCCAGCACTGTAAAAtcgtatttttttaaaaatcaatcaaTTGGATTATCAAAACAATAGattgaatttcagatttttcaTAACTTAATCGATTGGACTACAAAACAATCTATTAAAAATTGCATATCATATTACCATGACTAAAatgtggatttttaataattcaatCCATTACTTATACTATCTAATAGATTGAATGCttcaaattaaaagaattgATTGATAATCCACTGTTAATGGAAAAAATTGAGGATATACATACCTATtcaatttttcctttttcttttcgtAGTCACCATAACATTCACACTAAGGTTAAAGTATTCTTAAAGACTTACATAATTGAGATCGACGACAttggttaaaaaaatatatgttaataaAGGTGTAAAAGCTTAATAGTTAATGATGCTGTGCAAGTCAAGAATTCTTGGGAGATATAGGCATAAGCATATAGAAGTTGTTATATTCAGAAATTCTacttaattattattgataatagGTTTGGTGCAAGgatatattaaattatcaacTACTATTATGATTTTGTAAACAAGTGTTACTATTTTCTTATATGTATGATCTTTTGTTGCTCCTAGGTGTGAGGCTTTTCCAACGTACCCTAGAACTTACGATTTGGTGCATGCAGACGGACTTCTATTCCTCGAAACTTCTCAACAGCGTAGATGCACTATGCTTGATATGTTTATTCTTTCAATTTGAagcattcaatcgattgggtagtATAAGCAATcgattaaattattaaaaatccacatTTTAGTCATtgttcaatcgattgggtaataTGACCAATTGATTGATTTTTGTGAAAACCATGCTGCCTTACAATTGTTTTGTGATAACAACTTGTAGtccaatcgattgagttatgGAAAACctaaaattcaatcgattgttttgataATATAATCGATTGATTTTCAAAGAAACACGATTTCACAGTCCTGGACGAACGTCACGGATCAAATATAATCTTTTAATTGATTGGAATAGTCAAAATATTTATTACGATCAATGCAAGATCTAATTcgttattgtttttgtttttattgttaataaacataatagattaattattaaataaaatatatgggattaatttgtaattaaaattagataaggactatttatttattattaaaaaacttaaaaaacatgttttgttATGGGACCATTTAATGGTCCAAACGTTTTGAGACCATCAAATCTTTTACTTTTGTGCTTATGAAAGTGTTGCAATTATTTTCCCCAAATCATCTACATTCACTAGAAACAATATAAGAATGTGatgtaaatcaaattttattttatttttttgcaagGTAAGTCTGAAACAAAACACTTGCAGGGTTTAATTCCAAAAACTGAACTCTGGACAGTAAGTCGGCACATGATTCGGTGGTCCAGGAACCTTTGGACTATTTATTGGTCCAagtagaaaacatgtttttagagtttttttatcAATTGCTACGTAGTTcttgaactaattttaattacaaatcaactccatatattttatttaattataaaaataattttttattttataaattattattttatcaattatcaattatatttattaacaatcaaatacaaaaataacaaccAATTATATCATCCATTCATCCTAATAATTCCAATTGATTAAAAAACTAACTTTGATCTCGTTACGTTCGTCCATGGCTTCCAAATCGTGTTTccttgaaattcaatcgattggtttttcaaaacaatcgattgaatgataactcaatcgattggtttacactatatcacaaaacaatcgattgaaaattGTAAGGTAGAATGGTAAAAAGCTTATACCAATTGATTGTTTATACTTTCCAATCGAATGAATGcctcaaaacaatcgattgttgttgttactcaatcgattgaattcacgaaaacaacatggatttgccaaatacaatcgattggaaagtgatgacattgaagttttagccaaattcaatcgattggtaa includes:
- the LOC130934716 gene encoding uncharacterized protein LOC130934716, which encodes MVKEEWRGLGKIQFTDKLKALTIPLREWHKANFGDMDNKIMKFEEEIKKIDDLVSNRVYDGTMEARRKALVTCCERWYVRKEIHWKHMSRSRQAKEMEKNTRYFHNIASARRRNNRIDTLLINGRLVRNQARIKIPIGGYYKELYHQESSPMVGFRDGLVGRIEQEESANLEALPTAEEIREAVWDCESFKTPGYDGYNMNFIKRCWGEIRPEFTAAVMGSFRLQGCRRTPTSLGWRWHLSSLGQGRLKICDLSAWLGAYTRLSPSVKWSFVDIVLQKMGFGHRWRSWIMECVTVASMSILINGSSSKPFKMERGLRQGDPLSPFLFVLVVDVLHQMVGEEIRNGRISPLLIGRDTIALSHLQFADDTILFCPLEEETIKNYKQLLRCFELMSGLSINFDKSSLISINCDEQWIQSMCQLLGCKRDFLPVKYLGIHLGANPRLVNTWKPIIDKVEEKLSLWKAKVLNKAEKLVLIKSVLNSLPVYYLSLFKMPRVVAEKLISLQRKFL